A single window of Candoia aspera isolate rCanAsp1 chromosome 3, rCanAsp1.hap2, whole genome shotgun sequence DNA harbors:
- the LOC134494885 gene encoding CARD- and ANK-domain containing inflammasome adapter protein-like: MYSSIFTNPYATEVLKTKKNELVEGIKNPDHLLDWLIENGVLTSEKKIILSYYRTRMAKNSRILDILASQGERACRLFFYPCLKQIEPHLYSNMRNYVSDVNGKIGDARRQLIGYLLEKDKGWFQKDKAPYQEEKDSPRPIKPKKLICDKPKIKTTLAAGQSVDSNFNVPTVFDLVRKGILSDLEKALNGSNVNATNSADETLLHIAAAHGHTEIIDYLISKGAKLEVKDNKGRTPLHRAAGRGHDKAVKMLLQAGANMYSFDQEGKTPLHLANQNQHIHVLKNILKEETRRHRNQHNFLHMAALKDDSDLVQMLLKNGALIDAKDERGQTALSYAVSQGHKKTVKVLLEGGAKVDSNIIDAAFNSNNQSLFKLLLEYARGLSSETMVSTLFKAIEKDLHGIVAALIERGMDVNVRNEEQYTPLLVACEMGKIKSAEVLIEKGANLKDKAPNSSSPLHLAVQAGSFSIAKMLLHKGIDPNITAQGAQTPLHVAAIYNRGALVDLLIEGGAKIDAATTELFTPLHMASDKGHIDVALKLLQHRANVNLKNKRSKTPLHLAAEMGNPAMVELLLNSKADPNATDKEKKTPLHFASMGGHFYAVKSLLVKKSRVGSKDMDGCTPMHYAAISGNMEILKELLIAGDNKNINDKNIWRKTLLHLAAEHGHSNLIDFLLSNGSAINALDNNKDTPLHCACKAGHFDSVSALLNWSARDKANLQATNSLKKTPLQVAESSATEHQARIVNLLKKTMLLIR, encoded by the coding sequence ATGTATTCTAGCATATTCACAAATCCATATGCCACAGAAGTActgaaaactaaaaagaatgaacttGTGGAGGGAATAAAAAATCCCGATcaccttctggactggctgataGAAAATGGTGTCCTTACatctgagaaaaaaattattttatcctACTATAGAACACGAATGGCAAAGAATTCTCGCATTTTGGATATCTTGGCTTCTCAAGGTGAGCGAgcttgcagactttttttttatccatgcTTGAAACAGATTGAGCCACACTTATATAGCAATATGAGGAATTATGTGAGTGATGTGAATGGGAAAATTGGAGATGCCAGAAGACAACTGATAGGGTATCTCCTTGAAAAAGATAAAGGATGGTTTCAAAAGGATAAGGCTCCATATCAAGAGGAAAAAGATAGCCCTAGACCTATTAAGCCAAAAAAGCTGATTTGTGATAAACCTAAAATAAAAACCACTCTGGCAGCAGGACAATCTGTAGACAGTAACTTTAATGTTCCTACTGTCTTTGATTTGGTAAGGAAAGGAATTCTTTCTGATTTGGAAAAAGCTTTAAATGGGAGTAATGTGAATGCAACAAACTCTGCAGATGAAACTCTCTTACACATTGCAGCAGCCCATGGACACACTGAAATAATTGATTATTTAATCAGCAAAGGTGCCAAACTGGAGGTCAAGGATAACAAAGGAAGAACCCCACTACACagagctgctgggagaggtcatgaTAAAGCAGTGAAAATGCTGCTCCAAGCTGGTGCCAACATGTACAGTTTTGATCAAGAAGGCAAAACTCCACTTCACTTGGCTAATCAGAACCAGCATATTCATGTTCTAAAGAACATCTTGAAAGAAGAGACAAGACGACACAGGAATCAGCACAACTTCCTGCACATGGCTGCTCTCAAGGATGATAGTGACCTGgttcaaatgcttttaaaaaatggcgcTTTGATAGATGCCAAGGATGAGAGAGGCCAGACTGCCTTGAGCTATGCTGTATCTCAGGGACATAAGAAGACTGTCAAGGTACTGTTGGAAGGTGGTGCCAAAGTCGATTCCAACATAATTGATGCAGCCTTTAATAGCAACAACCAATCTCTCTTCAAATTATTGCTGGAATATGCCAGAGGACTGTCATCTGAAACTATGGTATCAACTTTGTTTAAAGCCATAGAAAAAGATCTGCATGGCATTGTAGCTGCTTTAATTGAAAGAGGTATGGATGTTAATGTCCGTAATGAAGAGCAGTACACACCATTGCTTGTGGCATGTGAAATGGGGAAGATTAAGTCAGCAGAAGTTCTCATTGAGAAGGGAGCCAACTTGAAGGACAAGGCCCCTAACTCAAGTAGCCCCTTACACCTAGCAGTTCAAGCTGGGTCCTTTTCCATTGCAAAGATGCTTCTGCACAAGGGAATAGATCCTAACATCACAGCTCAAGGAGCTCAAACTCCCCTCCATGTTGCTGCAATATACAACCGAGGAGCATTAGTTGACCTGCTGATTGAAGGAGGAGCTAAGATTGATGCAGCCACCACAGAACTATTCACTCCATTGCACATGGCAAGTGATAAAGGTCACATTGATGTAGCTCTAAAGCTGTTGCAACATAGAGCCAATGTCAACCTCAAGAATAAGCGATCAAAGACACCTCTTCATCTTGCAGCTGAAATGGGGAATCCTGCTATGGTGGAGCTGCTTCTGAATTCCAAGGCAGATCCAAATGCAACAGATAAAGAGAAAAAGACTCCACTTCATTTTGCATCTATGGGAGGCCATTTTTATGCAGTGAAATCACTGTTAGTTAAGAAGTCTAGAGTCGGAAGCAAAGACATGGATGGCTGTACACCAATGCATTATGCAGCCATCAGTGGAAATATGGAGATACTAAAAGAACTTTTGATTGCTGGAGATAATAAAAATATCAATGacaaaaatatttggagaaagaCACTATTGCATCTTGCAGCAGAACATGGACACAGTAATTTAATAGATTTTTTGTTGAGCAATGGCTCAGCTATTAATGCCTTAGACAACAATAAAGATACCCCATTGCATTGTGCTTGCAAAGCTGGTCATTTTGATTCTGTAAGCGCACTGCTCAACTGGTCTGCACGAGATAAAGCAAATCTACAGGCTACTAATAGCTTGAAGAAGACACCACTGCAAGTAGCAGAATCCAGTGCCACCGAACACCAAGCTCGAATTGTTAATCTTTTGAAGAAGACAATGTTACTGATAAGGTAG